A stretch of Paenibacillus mucilaginosus 3016 DNA encodes these proteins:
- a CDS encoding Tex family protein: protein MTQEGTETPVLEMTDEKRAAVRERILKQIAGELSLPAGKVKTTVGLLEEGNTIPFIARYRKEMTGELDENQLRDIEERLTYLRNLEDRKLEVLRLIHEQGKLTDELQRSIEASVKLQEVEDLYRPYRQKRKTRASVAKEKGLEPFAQWIWSQPRQGNLMGEAGRYVNGEKGVNTPEEALQGAMDILAESIADDAKIRAWVRRHTTEQGVLRTEAKDAEAESVYEMYYSYQEPVRKLPPHRILAINRGEREEILKVSLDVPVERIHDFMIKQVVKGPSIVRDTLVAIVEDAYKRLMTSSIEREVRNEMTEKAEEKAIEVFAENLRNLLLQPPVKGKVVLGVDPAYRTGCKLAVVDDTGKMLEIAVTYPTPPNNKVAEAKAKFKALIEKYGVELVVIGNGTASRETEQFVAELIGELKGLRLQYLIVNEAGASVYSASKLAQTEFPDLDVAERSAISIARRVQDPLAELVKIEPKAIGVGQYQHDVAQKRLDESLTFVVESAVNHVGVDVNTASPSLLSYVSGINSTLAKNIVKYRDDNGKFISRTQLQKVPRLGAKAYEQSVGFLRIAEGKNPLDNTPIHPESYDVVDKLFRELKLSVSELGSPELKAKLQQADVEALAGKLGVGVPTLRDILDSLLRPGRDPREELPPPMFRTDVLQLEDLKPGMELKGTVRNVIDFGAFVDIGIKNDGLVHISQLSNSFVKHPMDVVSVGDVVTVWVLNVDTKKGRVGLTMKKPADA, encoded by the coding sequence ATGACACAAGAGGGAACAGAGACTCCAGTACTGGAGATGACTGATGAGAAGAGAGCGGCCGTACGCGAGCGCATCCTGAAGCAGATTGCGGGGGAGCTGTCGCTGCCGGCAGGCAAGGTGAAGACGACCGTGGGCCTGCTGGAGGAAGGCAACACGATTCCGTTCATAGCGCGCTACCGCAAGGAGATGACCGGGGAGCTGGACGAGAACCAGCTGCGGGATATCGAGGAGCGCTTGACGTATCTGCGCAACCTGGAGGACCGCAAGCTCGAGGTGCTGCGCCTCATTCATGAGCAGGGGAAGCTGACGGACGAGCTGCAGCGTTCGATCGAAGCCTCGGTGAAGCTGCAGGAGGTCGAGGATCTCTACCGGCCGTACCGGCAGAAGCGCAAGACGCGGGCCAGCGTAGCGAAGGAGAAGGGCCTCGAGCCGTTCGCCCAGTGGATCTGGTCGCAGCCCCGGCAGGGCAATCTGATGGGGGAAGCAGGCCGGTATGTGAACGGTGAGAAGGGCGTGAATACACCGGAGGAAGCGCTGCAGGGCGCGATGGATATTCTGGCGGAGAGCATTGCCGACGATGCCAAAATCCGCGCTTGGGTCCGCCGCCATACGACGGAGCAGGGCGTGCTGCGGACCGAAGCGAAGGATGCGGAGGCCGAATCCGTATACGAGATGTACTACAGCTACCAGGAACCTGTACGGAAGCTGCCGCCCCACCGGATCCTGGCGATTAACCGCGGAGAGCGGGAAGAGATTCTGAAGGTGTCTCTGGATGTTCCGGTGGAGCGGATCCATGACTTTATGATCAAGCAGGTTGTGAAGGGGCCGTCGATTGTCAGGGATACGCTGGTGGCGATCGTTGAGGATGCCTACAAAAGGCTGATGACTTCGTCGATCGAGCGCGAGGTGCGTAACGAGATGACGGAAAAGGCGGAAGAGAAGGCGATCGAGGTGTTCGCCGAGAACCTGCGCAACCTGCTGCTTCAGCCGCCGGTTAAAGGCAAAGTGGTGCTGGGCGTTGACCCGGCCTACCGGACAGGCTGTAAGTTGGCTGTGGTGGACGACACGGGCAAGATGCTGGAGATTGCCGTCACGTATCCGACGCCGCCGAACAACAAGGTAGCCGAGGCGAAGGCGAAGTTCAAGGCGCTGATCGAGAAATACGGCGTGGAGCTCGTCGTGATCGGCAACGGCACGGCATCGCGGGAGACGGAACAGTTCGTGGCCGAGCTGATCGGGGAGCTGAAGGGGCTGCGCCTGCAGTATCTGATCGTGAACGAAGCGGGGGCGAGCGTGTACTCCGCGTCGAAGCTGGCGCAGACCGAATTCCCGGATCTTGACGTGGCTGAGCGCAGCGCGATCTCGATCGCCCGCCGGGTGCAGGACCCTCTGGCGGAGCTCGTCAAGATCGAGCCCAAGGCGATCGGCGTCGGACAGTATCAGCACGATGTGGCGCAGAAGCGGCTCGACGAGAGCTTGACGTTCGTCGTCGAATCGGCGGTCAACCATGTCGGCGTGGACGTTAATACGGCTTCGCCATCGCTGCTCTCGTACGTGTCGGGGATCAACAGCACACTGGCGAAGAACATCGTGAAGTACCGCGACGACAACGGCAAGTTCATCAGCCGCACCCAGCTGCAGAAGGTGCCGCGTCTTGGCGCAAAGGCTTACGAGCAGAGCGTAGGGTTCCTGCGGATTGCCGAAGGCAAGAATCCGCTGGATAATACGCCGATCCACCCGGAGTCCTACGACGTGGTGGACAAGCTGTTCCGCGAGCTGAAGCTCAGCGTGTCGGAGCTGGGCTCGCCCGAGCTCAAAGCGAAGCTGCAGCAGGCGGACGTGGAAGCATTGGCCGGGAAGCTCGGCGTAGGTGTGCCTACGCTGCGCGATATTCTGGACTCGCTGCTGCGTCCGGGACGTGATCCGCGGGAGGAGCTGCCTCCGCCGATGTTCCGTACGGATGTGCTTCAGCTGGAGGACCTGAAGCCGGGAATGGAGCTCAAGGGAACGGTGCGCAACGTGATCGACTTCGGTGCCTTCGTGGACATCGGCATCAAGAACGACGGGCTCGTTCATATCTCGCAGCTCAGCAATTCGTTCGTGAAGCATCCAATGGATGTGGTGTCGGTCGGAGACGTGGTGACCGTCTGGGTGCTGAACGTGGATACGAAGAAAGGCCGGGTCGGCCTCACGATGAAGAAGCCGGCGGACGCGTAA
- the cmpA gene encoding cortex morphogenetic protein CmpA, producing the protein MPQWLCNQLMRAFYNKNRRQIRLLNDCWFFYRTRKSDEEPSDQPASPVNP; encoded by the coding sequence TTGCCACAATGGCTTTGCAACCAACTTATGCGGGCATTCTACAACAAGAACCGCCGGCAGATCCGGCTTCTGAACGACTGCTGGTTTTTTTACCGGACCCGCAAATCCGACGAGGAGCCAAGCGACCAGCCGGCCTCCCCGGTCAACCCCTAA
- a CDS encoding SprT family protein: MDDRQLQLWVEQISLSSFGIPFEHKARFNRRLRSTGGRYFMRSHDIEISWLHYEQFGMEDVEKIIKHELCHYHLHIKGGGYQHKDADFKWLLEKVGGSRYCQSLPQAFQRKEPYKYKLACVSCPMEYLRKRKVDPRKYVCGKCKGKLKLLALDLKQHS; the protein is encoded by the coding sequence ATGGATGACCGGCAGCTGCAGCTGTGGGTGGAACAAATTTCGCTGTCGTCGTTTGGCATACCGTTTGAACATAAGGCGCGTTTCAACCGGAGGCTGAGATCCACGGGCGGACGCTATTTTATGCGCAGTCATGATATCGAGATTTCCTGGCTGCATTACGAACAATTCGGTATGGAAGATGTCGAGAAGATCATCAAGCACGAGCTCTGCCATTATCATCTTCATATCAAGGGCGGAGGGTATCAGCACAAGGATGCGGACTTCAAGTGGCTGCTCGAGAAGGTGGGCGGATCGCGTTACTGCCAATCCCTTCCCCAGGCATTTCAGCGCAAGGAGCCGTATAAGTACAAGCTCGCCTGCGTGAGCTGTCCGATGGAATATCTGCGCAAACGCAAGGTCGATCCCCGTAAATACGTGTGCGGTAAATGCAAGGGGAAATTGAAATTGCTGGCGCTTGACTTGAAACAGCATTCATGA
- a CDS encoding pyridoxamine 5'-phosphate oxidase family protein, translated as MLKTEQLEERIVKVLEDNDVCSFGTVSGNQPRVRYMALLHEGMTVYLATNSKTDKVDELKENNNVFVLVGYDGRKSDEILQIAAKAEVCEDRSLREKLWNAKFEAWFKGPHDPEYVILKVTPTRVEFYEGSTEPQVWEK; from the coding sequence ATGTTGAAAACCGAACAGCTGGAAGAACGGATTGTGAAGGTACTGGAGGACAATGATGTATGTTCGTTCGGAACGGTCTCAGGCAATCAGCCGCGGGTACGTTATATGGCGCTGCTGCATGAGGGGATGACGGTCTACCTGGCGACGAACAGCAAGACGGATAAGGTGGATGAACTGAAGGAAAACAATAACGTCTTCGTGCTCGTAGGGTATGACGGGCGCAAGTCCGACGAGATTCTGCAGATCGCCGCGAAAGCGGAAGTCTGCGAGGACCGGTCCCTGCGTGAGAAGCTCTGGAACGCCAAGTTCGAAGCCTGGTTCAAAGGGCCGCATGATCCCGAATATGTCATTCTGAAGGTTACTCCTACCCGGGTGGAATTCTACGAAGGTTCAACGGAGCCGCAGGTGTGGGAAAAATAA